In the Enterococcus rotai genome, TAAGCCTTTTACAACATAAGTACTGACCCACCAAAATTCATTGCAGCAATCCAAAAATTCTGCCTGACTTGGACGTTTTACCCAGTAGTCTTGATCGGTTGCTGCTGTTAACCTCGGTAATAATTGCTCTTTGTCCAATAAAATCTCGGCTAAGTGATCGCCTTCATTCCAATTATCCGCCTGTTCTTTAGGACACAAAGTTAAATCGATTCGATTGCCATCATCAAACAGCATCAAATAAGTAAAACGGCCATTCCCAGTTGGTGGAAACAAAACCATATCTTCTGGTGTTTGCATAATTAAACGTGACCCAAATTGGTCGATCCATGACGGATCTTTGACAAACGCCTCAACTGATTCCACAACATACACAATATCATAATCTTGAAACATATCTTTAGGTGCTTTTTTGTTTGTTCGTGAACCATTCAATCCTACCGCCAACACTCTATCATCATTTTTAGCTGTCTCAGTAATCAATTGAAATATTTCCTTCTCTGTTCTCATATGATCCTCCTTGTTTTCGCTCTACATAAAGTATACGTTACGTCACTAGCTATGTTATACTTTCTCTTAAAATCGTTAAAAAATCTTTAAAAAAGAAAGCATAAACACTATTCTCCTTCCTTATCTACTACACTGGATAAGAAAGGTTGTGGTGTTATGAAATGGGTAAAGAGAATAATGTTGATAATTATAAGTTTGGGCTTTTTATATACAGGTCTCGTTCTGTTCCTAATTTTTAGCGGAACAAAAGATCAGCCAACTTCAACACCAGATACTGTGCTTATCTTGGGTGCACAAGTTAAAGGCTCCTCAAAAGACAACGCCTATCCAAGTACTGTTTTAAAAGAGCGCCTGAATGCGGCTATTCCTTATTTAAAAGAACATCCAAATGCAACTGCTATCGTTTGCGGCGGTCAAGGCTCTGATGAACCTGATAGTGAAGCCAATGTCATGGCTGAATATTTAAGAGCAAATGGAATTTCACAAGAACAAATCTTGGCAGAAGATACCTCGACACGAACCAAAGAAAACATTCAAAACGCTCAAAAGAAACAAGCGCTAGGAAATACGGTGATCGTTACAAGTGATTTTCATCTTTATCGTTCTAAACTATTAGCAAAACGTTTAGGGATTTCTGAAATCAGCGGACTTCCTGCCGTTTCTAAATCCTCTGCTAAGTTTAAAACATATGCTCGGGAAATCGTAGCTTTGGGGTATGGATTACTTTTTGATCATTGATTAGGCTTTAAGTAAGTAGTACTGTTTATAGTGACTCACCCCCATTCCCGCTATTGGGAATGGGGGTGAAAATGAAAAAGTGTTTTGTTAAGCAGTTGTTAGTATAGATTTCACTACTCAGTAACTGCCAAAAAACATGCTTCTTTCTTTTATTCTATTCTTTCGGATCTATTTATTCTTCTGGTTTATCTAGGCTATTTTTTAGTTCTTCATACTTTTTCTGTTCTTTCTTCATTTTTCGATTAAAGTAGTAAATAATGCCCAATATCACAATCAATATGCCCACACCGATACTAATAACCACTACCCAAGGAAATGAATGTCGTTGATCTGGCGGTAAGTTGATTGCTGTTGCAGACACTGTGGTTACAGGTTGGACTGGCCAACTAACGGCTAATGGAGCCGCAGAAGGACTTTGAATATAATTGCTGTTTGTTTTTGATTGTGCATTAACGAGCGCTGAAACGCTGTCTCCAAATTGCAAAGCAGAGGCTAAAGTGGTGCTGAAATTTCCCGAAGCATCGACCGGTATATTACTGACGACTATTGGTGCCGAAGTTCCATCAGAACGGGTGATCGTCAGTTGAACTGTGTAAGTATAATTACTATTTTGTACTTGTTGAATTTTACCGCCCACGACTGTCTGTAGATTTAAAAGTGGGCTATTTAAAACAGGTGCTGTCACAATCGGTACGCCTGTTCCGACCGACATAGAAGGTAAAGCAATCACACCTGACTTTGAGACATTTCCTAAAACCAAATTGATAATATTTAAACCATCTGTTGAGGAGCCAAATGTTCCTTTGATAGGATAATTCACACCATTACTTGCTGGGGGAATCGTAATGCCATTTTGATATAATAGTGCGACGTCAAAACTGAAACTAACTGCCCAGCGACTAAGTCCCAATAAACTTACAACATTAGTAGGAAAAGTTACATATACTGAATTATAAGCACTGCTATAAGCTAATGTAAAATTACGTGTCGTATCATGAATATTATAAGAAACACTCCCGACTAATGCAGCTGGAAGAGTCACAGTTCCCGTTAACACTGATAAAAAACTTTGCTGTTTTGCCGTACTTCCGTAAATTTGGTTCGCAATTTCTGGCGGTAATTGCATCACGATCATTGGCTGACCACCTAAGGATAAATCTAAAGTAGGTGTATAGGTGTAGGTCATCGTAATGATCGTTTGCCCCGTCGCCCCAGTTGAATACGTTCCACTAAGTGCACCTGATCCAACTTCAATCAAACGTTCTTGAATATCTTGCATTATCTCTGGTTGTTCCTCTGGCATTTCATTTCCAGATTCCTCATTTAGTATGTCATCTTCCGCAAAACTTTGGTGCATATCGATTTGTAGTACACTAACCATCAATCCCAATAATATTAGAAATAACCATTTACGTTTCACTCAGACATTCCCCATTGACTAATGATCATTCAATAGCGCTAACTAATAAAAAAATATAAATTCAAAATTATTATATGTAAAAAAAAGAGACAAATAGTTTATATCCTTATGTTGATTTTATACTGCTGCCAAAATAAAGTAAAATATTCGAGAGCGCTTTCTTAGTATTCTCGATAAAAATTTGAAAAAACTGTTTATTCATTGATTTAGCTACAAAAGATAACTATTTCTCACCTGAATATCCATTATTCTCAAAAATTTCATTAAAATGCTAAATATTTGAGAATTTAAAATAAAAGTGCTATTATATTCTTGTTCTTAGTTTTTTCATATTGTGTTTCCCTTCATATAGTGTGTGTATGAAGGGTTTATTTTGTTTCAAATAAATTGAAATGTGCCATATAAATATATCAAATGATCCTTAAGTCTCAACTCTATAATTGGTAACTCATCTCTTTATTACATTTCCAACAAATTAGAAAAAAGTGCAAGAAAATTATTTAAAATCAAGTTTATTTATCCTGATAATCCAAATAAATCGTCAAACTAAAAGCCTTTACCGTTGCTATCTTCTAGCAATGATAAAGGCTTCTTTAATATTATACTTTGATTAATCCATAATTTATTTCAACTTGTTCAAGCATTCCAACTACAGATAAAGTCGCGGGTTCACTTTGCCCTTTTTCATAAAAATTCATTGACATTACAGCAACGCCTTTTGCAAATATTTCTATTGATGATGTATCTCTAAATATCTCTAAAACTAGTCTATTGTCTATTAAAGGAACACTAGCCGTTCGCTTTGTTAATTTGTCTGTTTCAGCACCCGTAATAGAGAAACCAAAGCTATCACGACTAATAGATAGATGTTCAGTAACTGGTTCATAGATTAATTCAATAGCAGAATCATTCGATCTAATAATTTTCATTCTAAGTTTTTTAGTTAGTGTCAGGTTTCCACTAAATTCAATATAGAATTGCTTGGTTCCATTATTTTCTATTACAATAGACGAATTATCTAGTTTTTCTTCTATTATACTTTTTTTATCAGTGATGAATGTATAAATTGTGTTAATAGGTTGTTGGATTAATTGTTGCTTTTCCACATGGAGTTCACGTGGTAAGGTCATCGCACCTGCCCAAAAATGCCCCAAATCATTCGTTGGCATATTTCGTCCCCACATCTGCATCCAAGCAACCATAATCCGCCGTCCCTGCTTATCTATACATGTTTGAGGGGCATAAAAATCCAAACCAAAATCAATTTCATGAAAATTTTCTACATTAAACCGACCTGTTAACCAATCCACTTCACCTATAAAAGCTACAGTAGAGTTGATATTTTCATAAGAATTATCTTTCTTTTCCATTTCAATAGGGGAAATCAATAAAACATCTTTTCCGTCTAGATGAAATAAATCAGGACATTCCCACATGACTCCTTGTTCTTTTTTTCCTTTTAGTAGTATAGAAGTAAACCGCCAATTAAATAAATCATCTGACTGAAATAATAAAATTTGTCCTCGTTGTTCAGCTGTCTTTGAGGCAACTACACTGTAGTACATCCCCCGATGTTCGATTATTTTAGGATCACGAAAATCTTCAATTTGAGCAATGCCCTTAATATGTTGATCTGAAATTACAGGATTTCCAGGAATTTTTTCAAAATGAACACCATCTTCTGAAACTGCAATACACTGAACTTCTCTTTTGATACCTTCTCGTTCATAATGTCCTGTGTACATCAAATATAGTTTCCCGTCTTTTTCAATTGCACTTCCTGAAAAACATCCATCTAAATCATATTCTTCACTAGGTGCTAGCGCTACAGGGAGATCTTCCCAGTGGATTAAATCTTTTGACTTAGCATGTCCCCAGTGCATTGGCCCCCAAACACTATCATATGGATAATATTGGTAAAACAAATGATATTCACCTTTGTAATAGACAAATCCATTTGGATCATTAATCCAACCTACAGGAGCCATCAAATGATAGCTTTGGCGATAAACATTATTAATCATTCCTTTATTTTCTTTAATAAATTGATTTGCTCGTTCTATTTTTTCTCTCATCATATCTCTCCTATTTGATTCCTGTTCCAGAACCGCCCAATCCTTGAAGGATATATTTTTGAGCGACAATATAAATAATGATTAAAGGAATCGTTGAAATTGTTAAAACTGCCATGACCTGATTAATATAAACAGGTTGTGTCGTGTTAATCGTTGTAATAGCGACTTGCATGGAAAACTTACTTTTATCTGTCAATACCATTAATGGCCAAATATAATCATTCCAGCTCCCAATAAAAGATAAAACCCCAACGGTCGCTACTGCTGGTTTAGACATCGGCAACATGATTGAAAAAAATATTTTAACAATATTTGCACCATCTATTTTAGCTGATTCAATGATTTCTTCTGGTATAGCTATAAAAAAATTTCTAAATAAATAGATATTAAATGCACTAGCCATCGCTGGTAAAATCACTGCAATACGACTATTAACTAACCCTAATGCATTTACAATTGTAAACTGAGGAATCAATACGGTCTCCATTGGAATGATCAAAAGTGCTAACAAGAATCCGAAAATTACTTTTTTTCCTGTAAAATTGATCTTGGCAAAAGCAAAACCTGCTAATGAATTAACAAAAATAGATCCTGCTGCAAAAGTGATGCCGTAAAAAATACTATTTAGCAAATACGTCCAAATACTGAATCGTTCAATGACTTCTTGATAGGTTTTAAACCAGTTTGCAGGATTTAGACTAGGTAAAAAAGCTTTAAAAGAAGAAAGGTTTGTATAAACTTCTGCGTTTGATTTCATAGCAGAAACGATCATCCAAAGCATTGGAAAAATAAACATTGCCGCTAAAATAAATAATAGAACATATTCAAAAAACATCAGTGGTCCCATCTTTTTTTTCATTTGTCTTTATCCTCCTTAATTAACCTTCTTTGACCGATCGTAATCAAACCAATCATGGTTGTAAAAATCAACGCTATTGAACTAGAGTAACCTACCATTCGGTCGGTGAAGCCTGTCTGATAAATATAATAGACCATCGTCATGGTAGAATTCATTGGTCCACCTTGGGTCATAACCATTGGTTGAACGATCAGCTTAAAAGCTGAGATAAGCGTTGTTAATAAGACAAAGATAGCTGTTGGCTTTAATAAAGGCAGTGTAATATAACGAAATTGTTGAAATTTTGTGAAGCCATCCATTTCAGCGGCTTCATAGACATCTTGCGGGATATTCTGCATACCGCCTAAAAATAGTAACATTTGATAACCAGCTCCTTGCCAAGCAGAGACAAAAACGATCGTGTACATCGCCTGTTTAGGACTTGTTAAAAAAGGTTGAGCAGAAATTCCTATTTTCATTAATAATGAATTGATCAGCCCTTCATTTGGATTTAATAAATACAGCCATAAGATAGAGATAACCACCAAAGACATGACAACTGGGGCAAAAAATGCTACTTTAAACAATAAATTCCCTTTTCTTTTTTTATTGATGATCAAGGCCATTCCTAATGCTGCCCCCAATTGGACTGGAATGATCCAAACAACAAACTTAGCCGTATTAACCATACTCTTGATAAAAATGGGATCGTTAAATAATTGTTTAAAGTTGTCTACCCCAATGAATTGACGATTGTCTGGCGTCAGTAAATAATAGTCTGTAAACGCATAGTAGACAACCATTCCTACTGGAATCAAAAGAAAAATCGTCAATAAAATAAGAGCTGGCGCTAAAAAACTATACCCTACTAAATTTTCTTTGACTGTCGGTTTCCGATTCATCTTGTTTCCTCCTTTTTACTTCAACATCCTGTCGATGACTTGCTGCATTTCTTCCGCATGCACATCTACTATTTTTTGTACATCAGGATTTTCTTTATAATAACTCGCATCTTGAATTGATTGCTGAAATGCCCGAGAAACTTGTGGATATGCTACTACAACGGGCCGCGCATGACCTGATTTTTGGTTTTGTTCCATTAGAAAACGCATTTCCTCAGACACATCGTTTTTGATCAATTCGATCGTTGACTTTCTAATAGGTAAAACGCTATTGCCTAAACTCATGATTTTACTTGATTCTGTATTGGTGACATATTTTATAAATGCAGCTGATGCCTCTTTTTCTTTGGTTTTAGAAGACATTGCTACTTGCCAACTACCTGTTGGTGAAACTAATTTTTTCGTTTTATCTGATACAGGATAGGGTAATATGCCATATTCCAAATCTTTGTAATTTTCATTTAAATCAGCAATCGTCCATGAGCCACTTAGAAGCATTGGATATTTTCCTGTTTCAAATCCTTTTTCAATTGGAGTATTCGTTGTATATCCTTTTTTCACTAAATCTTGAATAAATTGAAGTGCTTCTGCACTTTTGGGATCATTAAAATACCCTAATGCTTTTGTTCCAGCTTGATTTACAACGTCTCCTCCATTTGACCAGATAAACGGTGTGTAGGCATACGTCAGCATTTCGTCTTTAGACGCTAATTGAATATTTATTGCTGGTAACTCATATTCATCCACTAATTTTTGACAAACAGCTTTAAACTCATTCCAAGTCCAAGGCTTATCTAATGTTGGTAATGCATCCTCCTTGATACCAGCCTTTTTAAATAATTGTTTGTTGTAATAAATACCAACACTAGATTCAGAAAAACCAAAAGCATAGAATTTCTTATTATAAGTTCCTTGTTGAATGATACTATCAAGTACATCATCCATATTTGCATCCTCTAAATAGTCATCTAATGGTTCAATTACATCAGCGTTAGCATATGCTGCAGTATTTGGACCATCAAGTGTGAGAACATCAGGCAAACTATTCGTTGTGATTGCAGCATTCACTTTATCTTCATAACCACCACCGCTACCGCTTCTTGGAATATATTCAGTAATAGCTTTATATTTATCTTGATATTCTTTATTAAAATTATCGACAATTTTCTGCCAAGCTTTCCCTTCAGGTGTTTCATCTGAGAATTGAACCCAAATTTTTATGTCTCCTTTATTGTTAATTTGGTTGTTCGATTTTTTTGAAACGTTTCCACATCCAGAAAAAATAAATAAAACGACGCTGACTACTGCTATGAGCTTATAAAAATACTTCCTCATTCATCTAATCCTCCAATTCTGAAACGTTTCCATTTTATCTGAAACCGAATTTTGGAAACGTTTCATTAATTAATAAAAAAAGGATATCATTGAAACCGTTTTCTGTCAACTGGATTTTAACTAGTTATTTGACTTTTAATTCTAAGTAAAAAAAACAACAGTGTCTAGAATGAACTACAAAGTTCCATCCTAAACACCTAAAAATACTTATAAAAAAATTCGATTATCGCAGTTCAATCGTTGTATTATTCGAAACAAAATTCACAGGCAAAATAATTCTCTTCGGAACTTCTATTCCTTTTATTTTATTCAAAATAGCATCAACTGCTGTAGCTGCCATCAATGGAACAGATTGAGCGATTGTTGAAAGTGTATATTTTCTTTCACGAGCCATTCTCACCCCATCAAATCCTATTAACTGAAAATCTTGAGGGGCTGTTTTACCGATTGTTTTTAATGTTTCCAAAACAGTTAATCCCATAAAATCATTTACTGTAAAAATACCGTCAATCGTATCATTTTCCTTGATAAATTGTAAAATTT is a window encoding:
- a CDS encoding carbohydrate ABC transporter permease gives rise to the protein MNRKPTVKENLVGYSFLAPALILLTIFLLIPVGMVVYYAFTDYYLLTPDNRQFIGVDNFKQLFNDPIFIKSMVNTAKFVVWIIPVQLGAALGMALIINKKRKGNLLFKVAFFAPVVMSLVVISILWLYLLNPNEGLINSLLMKIGISAQPFLTSPKQAMYTIVFVSAWQGAGYQMLLFLGGMQNIPQDVYEAAEMDGFTKFQQFRYITLPLLKPTAIFVLLTTLISAFKLIVQPMVMTQGGPMNSTMTMVYYIYQTGFTDRMVGYSSSIALIFTTMIGLITIGQRRLIKEDKDK
- a CDS encoding glycoside hydrolase family 32 protein, which gives rise to MREKIERANQFIKENKGMINNVYRQSYHLMAPVGWINDPNGFVYYKGEYHLFYQYYPYDSVWGPMHWGHAKSKDLIHWEDLPVALAPSEEYDLDGCFSGSAIEKDGKLYLMYTGHYEREGIKREVQCIAVSEDGVHFEKIPGNPVISDQHIKGIAQIEDFRDPKIIEHRGMYYSVVASKTAEQRGQILLFQSDDLFNWRFTSILLKGKKEQGVMWECPDLFHLDGKDVLLISPIEMEKKDNSYENINSTVAFIGEVDWLTGRFNVENFHEIDFGLDFYAPQTCIDKQGRRIMVAWMQMWGRNMPTNDLGHFWAGAMTLPRELHVEKQQLIQQPINTIYTFITDKKSIIEEKLDNSSIVIENNGTKQFYIEFSGNLTLTKKLRMKIIRSNDSAIELIYEPVTEHLSISRDSFGFSITGAETDKLTKRTASVPLIDNRLVLEIFRDTSSIEIFAKGVAVMSMNFYEKGQSEPATLSVVGMLEQVEINYGLIKV
- a CDS encoding ABC transporter substrate-binding protein, translating into MRKYFYKLIAVVSVVLFIFSGCGNVSKKSNNQINNKGDIKIWVQFSDETPEGKAWQKIVDNFNKEYQDKYKAITEYIPRSGSGGGYEDKVNAAITTNSLPDVLTLDGPNTAAYANADVIEPLDDYLEDANMDDVLDSIIQQGTYNKKFYAFGFSESSVGIYYNKQLFKKAGIKEDALPTLDKPWTWNEFKAVCQKLVDEYELPAINIQLASKDEMLTYAYTPFIWSNGGDVVNQAGTKALGYFNDPKSAEALQFIQDLVKKGYTTNTPIEKGFETGKYPMLLSGSWTIADLNENYKDLEYGILPYPVSDKTKKLVSPTGSWQVAMSSKTKEKEASAAFIKYVTNTESSKIMSLGNSVLPIRKSTIELIKNDVSEEMRFLMEQNQKSGHARPVVVAYPQVSRAFQQSIQDASYYKENPDVQKIVDVHAEEMQQVIDRMLK
- a CDS encoding YdcF family protein, giving the protein MKWVKRIMLIIISLGFLYTGLVLFLIFSGTKDQPTSTPDTVLILGAQVKGSSKDNAYPSTVLKERLNAAIPYLKEHPNATAIVCGGQGSDEPDSEANVMAEYLRANGISQEQILAEDTSTRTKENIQNAQKKQALGNTVIVTSDFHLYRSKLLAKRLGISEISGLPAVSKSSAKFKTYAREIVALGYGLLFDH
- a CDS encoding aminoglycoside 6-adenylyltransferase, which translates into the protein MRTEKEIFQLITETAKNDDRVLAVGLNGSRTNKKAPKDMFQDYDIVYVVESVEAFVKDPSWIDQFGSRLIMQTPEDMVLFPPTGNGRFTYLMLFDDGNRIDLTLCPKEQADNWNEGDHLAEILLDKEQLLPRLTAATDQDYWVKRPSQAEFLDCCNEFWWVSTYVVKGLCRNELFYAADHLNEICQKELLRLLSWQVGSEHGYQISVGKNYKYLPNYLIKEEYEAILATMNSSSISAAWSALISLQKQFDHYAQKFAQKNCFDYDQKTALKVMNYTTDFSSSY
- a CDS encoding carbohydrate ABC transporter permease, with the protein product MKKKMGPLMFFEYVLLFILAAMFIFPMLWMIVSAMKSNAEVYTNLSSFKAFLPSLNPANWFKTYQEVIERFSIWTYLLNSIFYGITFAAGSIFVNSLAGFAFAKINFTGKKVIFGFLLALLIIPMETVLIPQFTIVNALGLVNSRIAVILPAMASAFNIYLFRNFFIAIPEEIIESAKIDGANIVKIFFSIMLPMSKPAVATVGVLSFIGSWNDYIWPLMVLTDKSKFSMQVAITTINTTQPVYINQVMAVLTISTIPLIIIYIVAQKYILQGLGGSGTGIK